In Crinalium epipsammum PCC 9333, the following are encoded in one genomic region:
- a CDS encoding type II toxin-antitoxin system RelN family antitoxin, producing the protein MKAIEVMGTVNEHGQLSLDIPLTAEQHTRVKVIVMLNEDPNHENNPEVDEEISESAVESFRQGWCDVITGNTLPVSQLWEGIDGE; encoded by the coding sequence ATGAAAGCAATCGAAGTTATGGGAACTGTCAATGAACACGGTCAACTTTCCTTGGATATTCCCTTAACGGCGGAACAACATACCCGTGTCAAAGTAATTGTAATGCTTAATGAAGATCCTAATCATGAAAATAACCCAGAGGTAGATGAAGAAATATCTGAATCTGCCGTTGAAAGTTTTCGTCAGGGTTGGTGTGATGTCATAACTGGAAATACTTTACCTGTTTCTCAATTATGGGAAGGAATTGATGGAGAATGA
- a CDS encoding type II toxin-antitoxin system HicA family toxin produces the protein MSSNLPVLSGDEVVRVFEKFGWQFVRQSASHMIMVKEGEQVTLSIPDHKEVAKGTLRSLIRAAGLTVQEFVGAI, from the coding sequence ATGTCATCTAATCTACCTGTGCTTAGTGGGGATGAGGTAGTTCGTGTGTTTGAAAAGTTTGGCTGGCAGTTTGTACGGCAGAGTGCAAGCCACATGATTATGGTCAAAGAAGGTGAACAAGTAACACTGTCTATTCCAGATCACAAGGAAGTAGCGAAAGGCACTTTACGCAGTCTCATTCGCGCGGCTGGGCTGACTGTGCAAGAGTTCGTTGGTGCAATTTGA
- a CDS encoding type II toxin-antitoxin system HicB family antitoxin: MRFNVTIDRDEDGVWIVECPSIPGCVSQGETKEKALENIHDAIAACLQVRAERGLPLTIETHQVEVMA, from the coding sequence ATGAGGTTCAATGTAACGATTGACCGTGATGAGGATGGTGTGTGGATTGTGGAGTGTCCCAGCATCCCAGGATGTGTTAGTCAAGGTGAGACTAAAGAAAAAGCTTTAGAAAATATTCACGATGCGATCGCTGCTTGTCTTCAAGTTCGAGCAGAACGTGGATTGCCACTTACAATAGAAACCCATCAGGTAGAGGTTATGGCTTAG
- a CDS encoding GIY-YIG nuclease family protein has product MTKGSIYIMKNPAFREENMLKIGRTERTPQQRAKELSTTGLPDSFYVVYEQDVANCVLAEKLIHQKLANYRYNQKREFFILPLYEAISTVQEVIQEQFYKISTIYKGTYVFKKGTTFRWSCQSNAFMFLTRYQHFLDERPDIDDMWWCKPKDHILITNRISDDPEQLMEFASETKINGSLSDIINIYPGDRLAIIEPTYNGLGFSQGARFDEDGSAISIIDFREYARMVAFMEEVDLHPGGFLIPFGTPAHAEVSQADARKALNQILNMGSPNVYPDYEYVQSLKSGIDYYI; this is encoded by the coding sequence ATGACCAAAGGCTCAATATATATAATGAAAAATCCGGCTTTCCGTGAAGAAAATATGCTCAAAATTGGGCGCACGGAACGAACTCCACAGCAGAGAGCCAAAGAACTATCTACCACAGGCTTGCCTGACTCATTTTATGTTGTCTATGAGCAGGATGTAGCTAATTGTGTTCTAGCCGAGAAATTAATACATCAAAAGTTGGCAAATTATAGATATAACCAAAAGAGAGAGTTTTTTATTTTACCCCTTTATGAAGCTATTTCTACAGTTCAAGAAGTTATTCAGGAACAATTCTACAAAATCTCAACTATTTATAAAGGTACATATGTATTTAAGAAAGGCACGACTTTTAGATGGAGTTGTCAATCTAATGCATTCATGTTTTTAACTCGATACCAGCATTTCCTTGATGAACGCCCAGACATAGATGATATGTGGTGGTGTAAACCTAAAGATCATATACTCATAACTAATAGAATTTCTGATGATCCAGAGCAACTAATGGAATTTGCTTCTGAGACAAAAATTAATGGTTCACTAAGCGATATTATCAATATCTATCCTGGAGATCGATTAGCCATAATTGAACCTACATATAATGGATTGGGCTTCAGCCAAGGAGCGCGGTTTGATGAAGATGGTTCAGCAATTAGTATCATCGACTTTCGGGAATACGCGAGAATGGTCGCTTTTATGGAGGAGGTGGATCTACATCCTGGAGGGTTTTTGATACCGTTTGGTACTCCTGCACACGCTGAGGTATCTCAAGCCGATGCAAGAAAAGCTTTGAATCAGATTTTAAACATGGGTTCTCCAAACGTATACCCTGATTATGAATATGTTCAATCATTAAAATCAGGAATCGATTACTATATTTAG